The Hymenobacter oligotrophus genome has a window encoding:
- a CDS encoding ABC transporter ATP-binding protein codes for MFKENVIGQALRSLLYYLAPADKRQAAIMFLFLIIASLLDVFGLASLVPVVMLASAPGSVEKTRWSAWLYNQMNFESEKSFLIFLIIAIFVFFLVKNVFTSWINYKQVRFTAYVALKIVDNQFQKYTGLPFWKFQEMGTARMVNDALVMPNSYLNGVIRQLFIFLSEIIIVFVVVLGILLYQPALFVILLVTLVPTTLLTYRALKNRSQQVGQQIDANRPKAYGMVIDTFAGFVELKLANKLSRFRNRVYENQGYLQGLEAKSYLYNLLPLRIIEMVAILAVVTIFLYSLLFAKDTTSLVTIVGLFAAAAYRLMPSVNRILTSLVTIKQHIYTFESLALFREREWQSHHVKQQPNLNFERQIDFDRVSFAFPGGDHPVLNDVSFSVRKGEKIGFIGSSGSGKTTLMNLLLRFYEQQQGQIKVDGVTLTPEYTSAWHQLVGYVKQDTFLMEASIRDNITLGEEQPDEQRLQYALEQASLADFVRTLPNGVDTVSGERGARLSGGQRQRIGIARALYKRTQVLVMDEATSALDNQTEREVNEAINKLSGTDITILIIAHRITTLRQCDRIYELKNGQIAAVYSYEELIAKHV; via the coding sequence ATGTTCAAAGAAAATGTAATTGGACAGGCTCTGCGGAGCCTGTTGTATTATCTGGCGCCTGCTGACAAGCGTCAGGCAGCCATCATGTTCTTGTTCCTGATCATCGCATCCTTGTTGGATGTGTTTGGTCTTGCCTCCTTGGTGCCGGTGGTTATGTTGGCCTCGGCCCCGGGCTCAGTAGAGAAAACGCGCTGGTCGGCGTGGCTCTACAATCAAATGAATTTTGAATCAGAAAAGTCGTTTTTGATTTTTTTAATTATAGCCATTTTTGTATTCTTTCTCGTTAAAAACGTCTTTACCAGCTGGATTAACTACAAACAAGTACGGTTCACGGCCTACGTGGCTCTCAAAATCGTAGATAATCAATTTCAGAAATACACGGGACTTCCTTTCTGGAAATTTCAGGAAATGGGCACGGCGCGCATGGTAAATGACGCCCTGGTAATGCCTAACTCTTATCTAAATGGAGTAATTCGGCAGTTATTTATTTTTCTATCTGAGATTATAATTGTTTTTGTAGTTGTACTGGGTATACTTCTGTACCAGCCTGCTCTGTTTGTCATTCTGCTAGTCACGTTAGTGCCCACCACGTTGCTTACCTACAGAGCTCTGAAGAACCGATCACAGCAAGTAGGACAGCAAATTGATGCCAACAGGCCCAAAGCCTATGGCATGGTTATCGATACCTTCGCAGGCTTTGTGGAGTTGAAGCTGGCCAATAAATTGTCGCGTTTCCGCAATCGGGTATACGAAAACCAAGGCTATCTGCAGGGGCTCGAAGCGAAGTCCTATCTCTACAATTTGCTGCCCTTGCGCATCATTGAGATGGTTGCGATTTTGGCTGTAGTCACCATATTCCTGTATTCGTTGCTGTTTGCCAAGGACACAACTAGCTTGGTGACTATAGTTGGTTTATTTGCGGCAGCGGCATACCGCCTCATGCCTTCTGTCAATCGAATCTTGACGTCGCTGGTTACCATTAAGCAGCACATTTACACGTTTGAGTCGTTGGCATTGTTCCGAGAGCGTGAATGGCAGTCTCATCACGTGAAGCAACAACCGAATTTAAATTTCGAGCGGCAAATAGATTTCGACCGTGTGAGTTTTGCCTTTCCTGGCGGCGACCATCCAGTACTGAACGATGTGAGCTTCAGTGTGCGCAAAGGCGAGAAGATCGGATTCATTGGCAGTTCGGGATCAGGCAAGACTACCCTAATGAACTTGTTGCTGCGCTTTTATGAGCAGCAACAGGGCCAAATTAAAGTTGACGGGGTGACTCTGACCCCAGAATATACCTCTGCTTGGCACCAACTAGTGGGGTATGTAAAGCAGGATACCTTCTTAATGGAAGCCTCTATTCGCGATAACATAACCTTGGGCGAGGAGCAGCCAGACGAGCAACGCCTGCAATATGCCTTGGAACAAGCTTCTTTGGCTGATTTTGTCCGCACACTGCCCAACGGGGTAGACACTGTTTCTGGAGAGCGAGGCGCCCGGCTTTCCGGAGGCCAACGGCAGCGTATTGGTATTGCCCGTGCCCTTTATAAGCGTACCCAAGTGCTTGTAATGGACGAAGCCACCAGTGCCCTAGATAACCAAACCGAGCGCGAAGTAAACGAGGCAATTAATAAGCTATCTGGTACGGATATAACCATTCTGATCATTGCTCACCGCATTACAACGCTGCGTCAGTGTGACCGTATCTACGAGTTGAAGAACGGCCAAATTGCGGCTGTGTACTCGTATGAGGAACTGATTGCCAAACACGTTTAG
- a CDS encoding glycosyltransferase family 2 protein, protein MSTSTLPLVSVIVPCYNYAHFLPETVASLQQQSYVNWECIIVDDGSKDNTREVSAALCKTDNRVRYIYQDNAGLSSARNTGLRAVQGKYVQLLDADDLLSKCKLELNVAFLEAHPDVDVVYGKVRYFVHGQFGVFSCSVDMQNQPWMPCVSGKGVEVLKELIRENIMVVNAPMLRRELIKRVGDFDEELRACEDWHYWIRCAAEGGRFTYDDSNEVAALVRAHPISMINESNRMLQARILMRLKVNTLPAVTNNKDIRIANTHDLLALLAKDDFLHLYQGNFWIGVKGLIARMARWKSYQFFIVNGLYWFMRRFRNA, encoded by the coding sequence ATGTCCACATCCACACTGCCTCTGGTTTCCGTCATAGTACCGTGTTACAACTACGCACATTTTCTGCCTGAAACGGTGGCTAGCCTGCAACAGCAGAGTTACGTCAACTGGGAGTGCATCATCGTAGACGACGGATCGAAGGATAATACCCGCGAAGTGAGCGCCGCGCTTTGCAAAACCGATAACAGGGTTCGGTATATTTATCAAGACAACGCGGGACTTTCAAGTGCCCGCAATACGGGGCTGAGGGCGGTACAAGGCAAGTATGTGCAGCTATTAGATGCTGACGATTTGTTGTCAAAGTGCAAGCTGGAGTTGAATGTAGCTTTCCTCGAGGCTCACCCGGACGTGGATGTCGTGTACGGAAAGGTGCGCTATTTCGTACATGGTCAGTTTGGTGTTTTCAGCTGCTCTGTTGACATGCAGAATCAACCTTGGATGCCGTGCGTTTCTGGCAAAGGGGTAGAGGTGCTGAAGGAGCTGATTCGCGAGAACATAATGGTGGTGAATGCCCCTATGTTACGCAGGGAATTAATAAAGCGTGTAGGTGACTTTGACGAGGAATTAAGAGCTTGCGAAGATTGGCATTACTGGATTCGCTGCGCTGCTGAGGGAGGGCGGTTCACTTACGATGACTCCAATGAAGTGGCTGCATTGGTACGAGCCCACCCTATTAGCATGATCAACGAGTCCAATCGGATGCTACAAGCCCGGATTTTGATGCGGTTGAAAGTAAATACGCTGCCAGCTGTGACAAATAATAAGGATATCCGTATTGCCAATACCCACGACCTGCTAGCATTGCTGGCTAAGGACGATTTTTTGCACCTGTACCAAGGCAATTTCTGGATTGGAGTGAAAGGATTGATAGCTAGGATGGCACGGTGGAAGAGTTACCAATTCTTCATCGTAAACGGGCTGTATTGGTTTATGCGCCGTTTCCGTAACGCCTAG
- a CDS encoding glycosyltransferase family 4 protein → MRILISTWSLQVGGGEVLAMNLASELARRGHELFVFNQRAELIDHDLVKRLLPPQVTVLSMQDRPRRSFWAYKVNAVQRRLGLAATFYEKQQQAYLAECLRRYQIDLVSSHATYSDRLCASVTTAAGIPLYITEHGEYTQFLLEGRRDFESTLKAARQIITVSDYCRNNLQQVFPSLPPVHTIYNGVVTNASHTRAGMRQHMGLPADAFVVGMVARGRADKGWQQAIDAFRMLRQQPQHRPLRLVLVGGSDYLKNLQQQYAGEADIIFTGRVPNPDFYVAGFDVGLLPTYFPAEALPLVIIEYMAFGVPTVATRVGGVPELLTSFETAGQLIELDLTLGQPRVEDLHAAVQRYYLDTQLYEKHSQNARRVGARLGMVTCANHYEQVFNQHKIQHA, encoded by the coding sequence ATGCGAATACTGATTTCAACCTGGTCTTTGCAGGTAGGAGGCGGGGAAGTTCTGGCCATGAACCTTGCCTCCGAGTTAGCGCGTCGAGGGCACGAGTTATTTGTGTTTAATCAGCGCGCTGAACTTATAGACCATGACTTGGTAAAGCGATTGTTGCCGCCCCAAGTGACAGTGCTTTCGATGCAGGACCGTCCTCGGCGGAGCTTTTGGGCCTATAAGGTAAACGCTGTGCAGCGCCGGCTCGGTCTTGCAGCTACTTTTTACGAAAAGCAACAACAGGCCTACTTGGCTGAATGCTTACGCCGCTATCAGATCGACTTAGTGAGTAGCCACGCTACGTATTCAGATCGGTTGTGCGCTAGCGTAACCACTGCCGCCGGTATTCCTTTGTACATTACCGAGCACGGTGAGTACACTCAGTTTTTGTTGGAAGGCAGGCGAGACTTCGAGTCCACGCTTAAGGCTGCCAGGCAGATTATTACAGTGTCGGATTATTGCCGAAATAATCTGCAGCAAGTTTTCCCAAGCCTGCCACCAGTACATACTATTTACAACGGGGTGGTAACCAACGCTAGCCACACTCGCGCCGGCATGCGGCAGCACATGGGGCTGCCAGCTGATGCTTTTGTAGTAGGAATGGTGGCTCGCGGACGGGCCGACAAAGGCTGGCAACAAGCTATTGATGCCTTCCGGATGCTGCGTCAGCAACCGCAGCATCGTCCGCTGCGACTTGTGCTGGTGGGTGGAAGCGACTATCTCAAAAACCTACAGCAGCAATATGCCGGCGAGGCAGATATAATATTTACGGGACGAGTTCCTAATCCGGATTTTTATGTAGCGGGCTTCGACGTAGGGCTGTTGCCCACGTATTTTCCCGCTGAGGCGCTGCCATTGGTTATTATCGAGTACATGGCCTTTGGCGTACCCACGGTGGCTACTCGGGTGGGGGGTGTGCCGGAACTGCTTACTTCCTTCGAAACTGCCGGTCAGTTGATTGAATTGGACCTAACGCTTGGTCAACCCCGGGTAGAAGACTTGCATGCAGCGGTACAGCGCTACTACCTCGATACGCAACTTTACGAGAAACATTCGCAGAATGCCCGTCGGGTAGGAGCTCGATTAGGAATGGTTACATGCGCCAACCATTACGAACAAGTATTCAATCAACACAAAATTCAGCATGCGTAA